Part of the Triticum aestivum cultivar Chinese Spring chromosome 4D, IWGSC CS RefSeq v2.1, whole genome shotgun sequence genome is shown below.
TTGCGGGACGGCAAGCCCTCCGGCGTGGAATAGATCCCGCAAACGCGTCCCGCAAAACATTTGCTGGACGGATTTACGGGAACTGTCCCGCCGGAGGGTTCGCCGTCCCataaataatttttgcgggagccCTCAAACGACTTTTACGGCCCAGAcgtttgcggggtctgctagagatgctcttagacgGATATTATAGGGTTGAGGACAGAGAATGGAAAGACTAGATGACGCGTAAAAGTATCCCCAAAATTTTATATGCTAAATTTTGTTCAGATCCCTAATTATTTGTTTAAAATACGCTAGGCTAGGCAGGGGGCTGCAGGTTACATCGGCATGTCTTTGTTGCCAATCTGAGGAGAGCATGACCCACCTACTGATAGGTTGCCCTTTCTCCTGCACCTTAGGGCATGAGGTGCTCTTGTGGATCCACGGCGCAACCTCCAGTTATTGTGATATGGTGGCATCAGGTCATCCTCTCCACCCCATCAGCGGTGCGGAAAGGCACGTAGTCGGTTGCCCTTTTTAGGTCTTCTCCCAGCGATGCCTAGCACTTAGAAGTGTGGCATTGTAATTTAGGGTGTTGCCCCTTTTAGGGCTTGTACAGAGCTTGTTCTCTGTCGTGCAAGACTTCTGCATTTTTTCGGAAAAGAAAAATATAATAGGGCAAACAAAGGACTGCAGCAATTGTATTCAACGGTTTGTTCCATTTCTGCATACTGCTTACAGGAAATTAGTTTAGACACAAACCATATAGTGTATGTAGAAATTGTGGTGTGTATAATCCATTCTGAGTTGAATACTAATTAGACAAAAATCGCAGGAGTCTGTTCCTAACATGAAAGTTAACACGTCAGGTCTTGCACACTGTGTCTGTTTTTTAGTGTTAAGGAGACAGTGAAATAAAGTTACGGATCTAACATACTCCCTTGAAAATCAGTTTCATCATTTTTAGCGCTGATTGACAATTGGCATCAAATTTACACTAAAATTATTAAATTGTTACATCAGAACCATTTGCTAGGTAAAAGGCTAAGAATGGTTATAACTTGAAGTTGTGCCATAGATCATTCGTACTTCATCGTGGTCTAGGTTGCTGATCAGTCCTTTTAAGTTCCTAGCAATGATTGCATCTCTTTTTTCTCTTATTCTATGCCCTACACTGCTTTTTTTAGTAGAACTGTAGGGGAGAGCCCTACAGTATGAATAGGAACGTAAGTTTGCATCGTGAGGACTTGAACCCAGGTGGTAGGATTGTACATCCACTCCCCCAACCAAGTGTTACCAGTTTGTGATTTTATGATcgtaatttgtgattttactttgttCTTGAGTGCATTTTTTGTGGCTTCATACTCATGTTACCAGTTTTTCCAGGAGTTGATGAATCTGAAACAACTGGATGAAGCTGAAAATTTGCGAAGGAAGATATTACATATTATGGAGCTTTCGAAGGTATGCACATGTAGCTGTAATCCTACAATGTTTCTTCAGTAGTCTGTCGTACGAAATCAGGCATGAACATAATGTGGGCCTTAAATTGGTGCTTTAGTTGGTCACACTGATTTTTTGTTAAGTTCTGCATTAACTTTGCCCGAAACACAAGTCGTGTTTAGTTGTTTGTTTATTCAAGGTTGAGTGGGGTGGCAAGGAAGGACAATGTATCACTACATACGCATTCAAGCGCGTTGAAGCACAGATCACTATTGCTCTTGCCTCAttcttactccctccattccaaaataatcaaagttataggtttgtcctaagtcaaactagCTTAAGTTTGACCAACTTATATAGAAAAATGTGCTAGGATCTACATAACCAAATACACATATGCGAAAATATAGTTCATAAAGAATCTCGTGGGACTAATTAGGTGCTCTAGATGTCAATATATTTTTCTATAGACTTGGTCAGACTTAAacaagtttgacttaggacaaacccagaacttcaattattttggaatggaggtagtACGTAGACCAGATGTGCAAATTTAGCGAAATAGCATCACGGTGATCCTAAATGTGCAAATTTATGAAATATCAAGAGCTTCAGCTATGTCCTACTCGTTATGTATAACAGTGGATTTAACATGCCAACATAGCTAGGGGGGAAATACCAGTGCATTCACAGTGATCCTTGACATTCCAATGGATTGATATTCTACCAGAAAATAGCATACAATGATTCTTGACCATTCGACAACATCTCAAGTAGTAGAAAGTCTGAAATAGTTTCGATGTGACATATTTTGTGAAACTCTAGTCCAATTGGCAGTCCATACTATTTTCTGATAAAGCATATAAAGCACGGACACGCCAGGAATCGCCGAACTGCCGTCCTGATACGCCGGGATACGGCGGGATACGCCGGGATACGCGAATTTTGGAGTATCCCTGAAATTcgaattaaaaaaaacaaaaaaacgatTGGGATACGCGGGGACACGTTAGGGATACGGCCTGGCCCAAAAAAACAGCCTCGGCCCATCAGGAAACCCTGTTTTGCAGGGTCAGGACATAATGAAGAGGCGCTCCCTCCCTGCCTCCCAGGTCGCACAGACGGCGCCGCCACCTCCTGGACTCGCCCCCACCGCCTGgactcgccgccaccgccgccggcgcgCCTGGATTCGACCGGCGACCGTCCCCTCTAGCACCAGCAGCAGGAGCAGCCTCTCTCTCAGCCGCAGGTAACCCAGCTGCATCCTCTCCTCAttcttcttcaacctcttccacttcTAATCTTCAGATGCTTGCTGCTTGGTGCTCTACTGCTGTTTGCTTGCACTAAGTTATTGGATCTGATGCTTGCTGCTTTCTGCCCTTTGCTTGTGCTGCTGGCTGCTGCTGCTCTTGATAGGAATTGATTGCTTGTTGTTGGCCTGATAGGTACCAAACCATGGCATCTGCGAGCGGCACAGCCGGTAGCCAATCATCCGTGGGTGAGAGTGAAGGGCGTCCGGGTCCTGGTGCTGCAATTGGGAGCCAAATGGCATTGCAAATTGGGTGAGCAAAGCAAAAGTCTTTACTCTTTTGATGTGTTCATATTGTCTTCTGGTTATGTCTTCTATTTTTCTAATCTTCTTTGTTGTTTGATGTGTTCTGCAAGATGCAACTTGCAATGACATGGGGGGACGAGGATCAATCAAGCACTTGATAAAAGAGCCACCAAATGGGGCAATATTCTCTATTCTCAACTCTTTTTCTTTAATTTTCTGTCTTAATTCTATATTATATgtcatatttttattttattttatatatactCACCGTATCCCTGAATGGCTGTTTTTGGAAAATGCCGTATCCCGTATCCCCGTATGCGTATCCCCGTCCTTCCGTCCCCGTGTCCGTGCTTTTCAGAAGCATATAGGAAACAAAATAAAAGCTGATTGAAAACAGAAAAGGAGAAAGGTGACAGGCACTCTTGACCAGAGCCTGTCACATCATCCCTACGTAAACTACTGAAAATTATCTGTGGAACTGTTTGCTAGGGATGGGATTCGTTGGGTACTACAGCCGCAGCCGTACAATTAAGTGTCACTCTTGTAGCCCTAGGGAAGCTGAGGGAATCAGAAGAATTATTGCAAAGGTAAAAAGGTTACTTTTAGGTTCTTTGGCCAGTTTTAAAGTTTTCTTACTTACAGGTTCAATGATTTACGATGTTTAGATGCCTTGCAGTCAGAAAAAAGATTCTATCTGAAGACCATATTCAGGTTTGCCATTGCCTTATAATATTTGGCTTTTGAGCTGATTTTCAATTTATGGTAGAAAGTCATCTTGTGTTACCAGATGAGAACATTGTGGCCAGTTGTCTCAAATGGTCATAGTTGGTAGTATATCACAACCTCCGTTACTTGGAACCTCCGCCTTCTTAAAATTGTTTATCTTACAATACCTTTGTGAAGTTTTTTAAGAACATGTAAACAGGTGTTTGAATCCTTTGTTACATGTGATATTTGTATATGGGATGACTGATTCGGCCCATATGGCCCTTCTAGGATGACTTGGCTCATGTGGCCTAATACTCTCTCTGCTGTGGTTAGAAGCATAGAACCTGATGGTAATACCAGCCACCTTGCTGGAGCCAGTCTGGGACTGGCTTCTGAAACATCAACACAAATTTATTAAACAGTCACATACTATTAGTGGTTAATAACCTGTTGTATGCTTGTCTCATTGTTACAGGTAGCAAGTATATTGGTACACTTGGCAAGGCTAAGTTTGCTTAGAATTATTAGTGATATCAAAGTGAACAATGACCTATGTAGATCTCACCTTGTGAGGGGAAAAAGACTTGTCAATGATGCGATAAGGTATTCCTTTTAGCTCCATATTTGTACACGTTTTGGGTTCCTAATCTCCATAGTTCCATTCGGCACATCAAAACTAAAAAGATGCCTAGATACTAAGTGCAGTAGTGTAGTAAATTGTTTGAATCTTTGTGAATCTATGTTTCGTCATGGTAGGATAGCGGAAAAAATACTGAATCCTTCGAGGGAAGATCAGAAAAAACCGAAGAATGCCTTCGGTATCGAATTGGAGCGGATTGCGGCAACAGGAATACTTGTATGTTTCCCACCCACCCACAAAGGGATTTATCTTCCAGTTATATGTTCATGATGTCCAACCCTTGTCCATTCTTACATTTTTCTTCCCCTGCTTTTGTGGTTATTTAGTTTTCTCTCCACTGATTAAGAATCCAATAGATTTGCAACTCTCAGGATTCCATGGATTGTGTTTTTACATAAACAATTGGTGCATTAAATTTCATGTTTGTCATGGTTACCATAAAGCTTCCTTTTAACATCACCATGCCTTCACATTTCTCCTGTTTTTTGCATGCCTCAATGTGACTCTTATCATATTCCCTTTCTATTTAGGTCCTTCTCTTGAGTCATGTCAGCATAGACAAGCATGCACCCAAATACTTTTCAACCCCATTTTCCAATGAAGACATAACACAAACACTAGCATTATATCCGAAATTCTTTACATAAGAATTATCTCCCGGCATCCTTGAATCCATTTGTAACCGGATACGGCAGAGTTGTAGCTAGGATTGTGAAACGTTGGAATTTTATTTACTTAAATGTTGTTAGTTTCTTCTCAACCAGGTAGATGTGTGAATGCCATGTTTTTTCTATTGATGATACTGTTGTTGTAGTTGGAAGCACTTGAAATTGTTGGACATCTTGACTCTGGAAGAATGGCAATACAAGCATGGGCACCAGCGGTACTTTTCCTGTGCTTCATTTATACATTTGGCAATTATTGGATACATCATCTTTTTTGTTTGCTTCTAACAAAACAATGTTCACTCTAGAACTCGGTACTCTTGCTAAGGCTTCCTCGGGAACATATGAAGCATGGATACTTCAAGATTGATGTTGTGCGCATACCAGACAAATGCTGGCTATTCATATGGCCAGCAAAATATCTCATAAGTCTTCAATATACCACGTTACGAATCCATTTTAATAAATTTGAAAAGGTCCGATACACCACTGTTGCATGTTGAATTTACTTAATCATGTAATAATTATGTTTTATCAACTTGACTGCTTATATACAGTTTCTTCATTTAGCTTTTGTTGTAGTAATGCATGTTGCTTTATTCATATAATTCCTACTTCGTTCTCAGTGGGTCAATGGGATGAGACTTATTGTTGTTCTAGAATTTATAAAGTGAATGCATTTTATTTTAAAAATTCGGTCACTAATTGTAATGGTCTCGTTCAGTTTATTATTTTATGGTATATGCATGGCAAAATTTTGTTTTACTGTTCTAAGTTACAAATCCCACACATAAAACTGTGTCAAATGACAAGGATACAGCTGCTTCTGCATACTTGACCAACTTCCTTCTGTGTTACGGTATTCATGCCTAATTTACCTTTGGTGTCTTAGCTGACTTGGATCTCTCTGTTTCAGTTTGATTATGAACATTTTGAACAAGCTCTGCGCAGGTGGGTTTCACTTTACAATGAGGTATGTGTTGGGTCCTTGGACTGTgaatttcatttatttatttattgaacCTTTCTGCTTAATATGATCTGCAGTCAGCACAGACTACAGAACTAAATAACCATTTTAACACGATATTTACTGTTGCAGCCTCGTACACGAAACATAGTGTCCAACGCCCTCAGGCCGCTCTACATGAAATGCTGGAGGACCCTCGTCGGTGCTACTCGGCACGCTCCTTTCATGGATGCACCACATTTGCAAGATTTGCTGGCTGAGTCACAGCAAATAATGAAGGAATTGGGAGGAGAGAACAATATGATGACGGGCAGTGTGGATTTTGGTGATGCAGAGGAATAACCATGTCAGACTCGGTCATTGACAGTACATGTAGTTATACAAAGTCTATCTAGGATCGCTTCATGATTTTTTGGATTTCCTGTGCAAAATGAGTGCTTGCACTCCTTTTGTCTTATTTTTCAAAACAACTCTTTTGGGTAGAATATCAAAAGATTAATTAATGTACTGTTCAGAGTATCCAAATGCTAACGACTGTTTTTGTCGCTGTGTGTGTCGACAGTACAACAACTTGCGTTCAAGTTTCAAACAAGCATCAATttataaatgggtttaaactagcGTTTGGAACCCAATACATAGGCATGCAAATTTGGAACCTCCAGGGTGTTTCTGCACCCTCTGACCCTACAACCAAATTTTCAGAATTCACCTCATTTGAAAAATAGTGTGTGTTTTTTTTAACAAATTTGCATCCCTTTAGGTCCCGAATTTGCATCCCACCAAAACAGTTGCGTGGATTTGCGAAAAGAATGGGGGTTCCACGTGTAGCCTCTGCGGCACTAACCTGTATGAAGCACATGTGACATATGACCAACAAGTTTTCAGAAGAAACTGATGTTCTAACTAGGAACTAACAACACTACGGAAACAGCTAGCTTGAACAATCATTTAACTACAGAACTGTACAACCTCATCACAACACAATCAAACGACAGCAATGCAGTAACAAACCAATATCATAGTGACGCGCAAAGAAAAGAGGTTGACGGCCCTGTTTCCAAAATTCAGGCAACAGTTCTGCAGACCCACGCTGACGTATAAAGGATGTACAAACAATTTGATCCGTGATGAGCCCTCTCCTGGGTTCTTGCACAAAATTCCACTAGATGGATAAACAGCGTATGAGAGATCGATGCCCAGTTGAATCAAGATGTCTTGGCTTTATTCCCATACTTGGTACAACAACAAATGTGCATCCCACACTTTACAATGTTGAGAGGACAAATAAAGAATGGCTAGTAAGGAGATAACAATTTCTCCTCTAGGTCACGGAAACCTCGGTACACATTATCTGTTTGGTTCTGTGGGAGATTTAATCGCCTCACCTCAGTCATATACCTGAAGATGCAAACACAATGTGAGCATGTAGAGTTGTGGTGCTTATGTGATTTACAAGAGGTGACACTAAAATAGCAAGTATAAACAAAAAGGATTAGCAATTTGACTCACGGGGATTACGTTGCTTACCTGTTTGCCAAACTAATTATTTTATCTCGAACACCTTTCTGCAAAGACCCTGTTTGATTCAGCGAAAATGTTCCATCCAAAAAGAACGAAGCCCCAGCAGTTGTGGTGCCTAGCTTATGGGCAATGACCGACATTCCCCATTCGCGAAGGATTGCGAGAACTGATCTCAGAAGCCGCAGCTTCAGATTAAGTGAGGGCACGATTGCACCATTCGATAGCAGTTGATCATACACAGCAAGCACAGGCTCGGCTTGACCTTTACAGGCTCCGAGAAGGGCTCTTGCAACATCCTCATCACCAACTAATTCTTGTCCTGAACTTAACCTATCCTGTAGATACGAGCATTTGATGATACAAGTCTCCCTGTGAAGTGCACTGCTGCTAAgtatgaaatatatatatatatatatatatatatatatatagatgccaTGTACACATACCAATGCAGCCTTCTCAAGATGAAGGCATATTATATCCAAAGGTAAACAAGCTCCATCTGCAGGATCTAGTTTTGAGCCAACTCTTTTCACCACAGAACATGCTTCTGCTAAACCACCTCTTGTCAGTGTTTGGTCAAGGAGTCTGGCCCAAATTTCCCGGACAATTTTGCTATCAGCATCTCCAGAGTAATTTGCAAAGTTGAGCATTTCCAGGCAAacctaacaacaacaacaacaacaagctttaAGCCGTCAACTTTTTGAGTAATTACCCAAACCCAATGTAAGCCTTACGAAGTAAAGGCACTCCTAAGTACAAATGCATGACTCAACAACAGAAACACCAAAGCCAGAACGTCAGTTTGCCTTGAGGTTCTTTTGTTTTGGAACTAGGCAAACTTATTGAgcagcatgatttatttttgagaAAAGAAACATAATGATACTAGCAGCAAGATTTCCCAGTAGTGCACacttcatactccctctgttccctaaTATTTTAGCTTTTTCTTGATTCGTATGTATCTAGACACATTTTAGTATGTATGTTCACTCATTTTAGTATGTATGTAGCCAATATTTTGAAATAGCTAAAAAGGTCTTATATTAGGGAACGGAGGGAATATATCATAGTAAACATAAGCCAGCATGATCTTACAGTGCACATCAACCAACATCTCATGCAACTTCAATGCTGGTTAGGGTTCAAAATTTTAGGTGAATAAGTGGAATGCACACGAGCATGCTAACAAACAGGACATGAAAGGTTGTTTTGAGAAGTCCATTTGCTAAGACCTCAGCTCCACAAAGGCAAGAGTTGAAATCATGTAACAATGTTGTGATCCAACTTGAATTCCATGAAACACAGAAAATCGTACCTCCCAAAGATTAAATGGAACAGCATAGTCGTTGTATAGTTGAGTAATGCTCTTAAGATTCAGTGAAAGCTCTTTCGCCTTGTCCTTGGCCTCCTTGGCAGATTCTGCATCAGCTAGAACATTATCACGAGGAAAGGGGTCGCTGGGTGATTCAGAACTGCCTGGGATAGTTTCAAGCCGTGAAGCCATAGACTCCAGTTCTTGTTTAATTTGCATTTGAAACCGAAGCACTGCAAGTTTGCCTTCAAGTAGATCCACTGTACTACTGTCAATAGGATTTCTCGACGAATCAGCAGCAATGCCTGCACTTTTGGCCTGTAGCACAGCATTGCTCAGATATTGATACCTGGATTCCAAAGTTAGGTGTTAATAGATACAACGCATGGACATACGGAGGTAAAGAAAAGAAGCAGAACAAAATCTGGAGACCTCTGATCAAGAGCAGGAGCTTCTTCGGCATTGGAGCACTGCCTTTCTGCCAATATCAATAACATCCTGGCAGCAGCAACATGCTCCCCCTTGAGAACATAGTACCTTGCTAGGAGCTCAAGATACTTCGTTTGGCTAGTAGAAATAGGTGCACCTAAATCATCCAACCTAGGAGCCCCTCGAACCTTAAAAGTGGAAGAAAGAGACAATCAGGACAGCACAACATGTATATTCTTTTATTAACACAGTAAAGTCTTGAACTCAGTATAAGTTACGATGATGATGACTTGGAAAGATCTAGCAAACGTACAGGCATTTCTAATGCAAGGAATCATATAGCCAGAAGTTGAAGAAGACACTTTTAGATTATCAGaggaaaaagaaaactaagtagCAGGAACAATTGAATGATAGTATGATTGAATCGGCTGGTATTAGACAAGATATGGGCAGGCTCCATGTAAACTTTAGCAGATGGTGTACCTTTTAGCTAACACTAAACAGGATATAAACTAAATGAACTCATGTTAATAATTTCAATTTCCATTTTATTAAGATGAGAACAATATTAAGTTGAGGCAGTGGTGGAGCCTGTAGGATCGATAAGGCAGCCAGCTCAAGCAAAAATGGAACAAAATACAACATAAAATGCAAGATATTCTTCTACACTCTTCTACAAGGCCTTCAGATTCAACACGTTAACAAAATTTTCAATTGAGTTAACATACTAAATACATCTCTAACAATACCAGGTTGTTATTAGGATTCACCTCTTCTTGATGCTTACGACCAGCACTCTGAAGAAAAGCAACCAAATCGGAGCCTCCGTACTCCAAAAGTTCATTATCCAGACCAAGCTCAATAAGTGTCCTGTATAGATGCTCGTGGAAAGCTGTGTCTGGCCACTGGACACTTAGCTGAATAATCTGTTTGATACATTTGCTTCGAGAAGCTGGATCAAGGGCAGTCACTGGACCAGGTGCCCCACTTCGTCCCGCACCTTTGAGTGTACGCAGAGCATTCATAACTATTTCATAGCACTGTACACGCTGTGCAGTTATAGTATCATGATGCCTTGCATCAATTTGCCCATTAATAACATCAGCATTGGAATCAAGTGCTTGAGCCTTCTGTAGTGGCAACCGCACTACTGCCTCATAGAATCTGAACTCCCATTCAACAAAACACAGAGAATGTCAGCTTGCAGACCGAATAAATGAAATTGTTCAGGATTTATAGATTTGTTTTATCATATACAAGATGATTCAGTAAGGAACTAACCGTAGGTTCTCAAATCTCTTGCATATAGCACTCAAATCAGCAGAGTCTGGAATTTTGGTCAAGAGATTGAAGGCTTCCCTAGCAAGAATATCCCTCTCGTCTTGGTTGTTTGTCATAGATGCTTTCTCGAGACTCTCAACTGCGGAGTAATACTTGTAGTCTGACTCGTTGAAGTAGCTAGGACAGCCCTCCCTCAATTTAGTGCTGATATCCTCAACAGTTCCTTTGCCCTCTGGGCCAATGTAGTACTGCAAAAATCAAATGAAAGTACAGATTAAACTGCAATGAGTGATGAATCACCAAGGCTGTTCCCTTTTTGTTGGCAGTTTGGGcagagcagagagagagggagaagagtgcTACCTCCATGAGTGAAGAAATAAGCCGCATCGCAAGCTGGTCACCATCCTCAGAACATACTAACTGATGAAAAGTTAACTGAACTAACTTTTTACGCAAATCATTGCCTAGTGTCTGAACCAAGCGAGCAACATTATGCTGACAAATAAGttgaagtagaacaagtgcttCACCAGATCTTCGAAGCAACCGCCTAAGGCACTCGATTGCCCTCACCTGTTATACAAGTAAAGTATTAAGCAAACAAATTTAGATTTTCTCTTCCTTGAGAAATTACAGAAATGTTACCTCCATAGCAGCTAGTTCTGCTGATGTATAAAGCGACCGTGGCTTCTTATTCGATGCAGATTGATCTGCAGAGTCCATGTCTCTAATGCGGTAGGGGCTCTTTCCATTGTTATGGATACCAGCACCAATGGTAGGCCCTGTTTTGTACAGTATGGAACCAGAATCTCCCAGGCCAGCAACATACCCATAAAGTCCTCTTCTCTTGTTTCTTCTGGACCTCAAAAATGTTTCCAACGAACGAATCTTACTCTCAAGAACTTTCATGGCACCAGTAGAAAGCCTACAAACGACCACGCCATCCCCGTGGTCATTGGAACCTATCAGCCCCCGAACCACCATAACTGGAAGCTCCCACACAGGATACAGAAGTCTGGATGAGCATAAGCAAAGCCCTTCATATGCGCCGGAAAACAAAGGTTCTGCTTCCTGAACAACTTGTCCCATGCTAAAGCCTCCAGCCTGAGTTCGAGTGTTAGACAAAGCAGTAGTGCCATTAAGTTGAGGCATTCCAACAAGCCCAGGGTCCTCAAATGCTTCAGCAGCCTTCTCAGAAACCGCATTGCTTATCAGACTATCTTCAGTGTAAAGTAACTTCGCAGCTAGCATTAAGCACATTGCTGCAGCCTCTCCAGCACCAAAGCGATTAAAGAACTCTTCTATTTGTGATCTCAAGGTGTTCCCATCAAACAACTTCCTTAGAATGTCAACAGGCCTGTTAAAAACTAATTCCATCAAACCCATTGTATTGAATACTACCATCCTTCTCCGTGGTAAGATATGTTGGGTAGGAAGATCGCCTTTGGCCCACAGCTTTACAGATGCTTTCTCAGAAGGTTTTCTGAATGCTGAAAGGCATTCCACATCAGCGTATAAAGACTGCATGATGAAAGCAGCATCTGGAAGTGGGAAGACATCAGAAGCACAAAGCATCCGACCCTCAACTGGCAAAGCGGAGACTGTTTCTCGGAGAGCCTTAGAGCTTCTAGAAGCTGTTGCGAAGGTACTAGGCAGTGATAACTGGGCAGCAGAATCTTTCTGCACAGCTAGAAGGGAGGACATAGCTGTAGCAGATGAATCTGACATTATAAGAGCGCCGGCAGAATAGAAAGCAGACTCCACTTTTAACGCCAGATCCTCCGGCTGAGCTCTGCCAGCAGCAGAAACAGCACCAAATGTGAGTCCCCCACCAACCCCTAGAGGTGGGGAAGGCCTAGTAGCAACAATTTTTAAACAGCTTGGCCTCTGCAAACCAGAGTTCAGTCCAACTGAAGAACTGCTTCCACCTGATGTTGAAATGAATAATCTCTTGCCATCTGATAAAACAGCAACAGCATGGAGCCA
Proteins encoded:
- the LOC123098196 gene encoding uncharacterized protein isoform X1 produces the protein MSSRLRLLSLLRSGRLAPAPAPAPAGRLAGAPASRGLHLPAAAAAAAASSGSESNDGNFGYFSNRRLGFKFGAILIGQAAFFLSLSDGSVLAQDDSVAPAATMSKQADAIVAGLRRIEDGSVISNEHTIKWRIFTDKARAFFIKGKLDEAERFFKAALHQAKEGFGLRDPHAASALKNLAEFYVLRKEFEKAEPLFLEAIEILEQSFGPDDIRVGRALRNLGQHYHIQNRFDQAQTCYERALKIQGSVVGPGHPDYANTMYLLARVLSQQRKRKDAEALLRESIRILEEAGLGESPACLQRMMFHSMFFQELMNLKQLDEAENLRRKILHIMELSKGWDSLGTTAAAVQLSVTLVALGKLRESEELLQRCLAVRKKILSEDHIQVASILVHLARLSLLRIISDIKVNNDLCRSHLVRGKRLVNDAIRIAEKILNPSREDQKKPKNAFGIELERIAATGILLEALEIVGHLDSGRMAIQAWAPANSVLLLRLPREHMKHGYFKIDVVRIPDKCWLFIWPAKYLISLQYTTLRIHFNKFEKFDYEHFEQALRRWVSLYNEPRTRNIVSNALRPLYMKCWRTLVGATRHAPFMDAPHLQDLLAESQQIMKELGGENNMMTGSVDFGDAEE
- the LOC123098196 gene encoding uncharacterized protein isoform X4, whose product is MARAWGPKGSESNDGNFGYFSNRRLGFKFGAILIGQAAFFLSLSDGSVLAQDDSVAPAATMSKQADAIVAGLRRIEDGSVISNEHTIKWRIFTDKARAFFIKGKLDEAERFFKAALHQAKEGFGLRDPHAASALKNLAEFYVLRKEFEKAEPLFLEAIEILEQSFGPDDIRVGRALRNLGQHYHIQNRFDQAQTCYERALKIQGSVVGPGHPDYANTMYLLARVLSQQRKRKDAEALLRESIRILEEAGLGESPACLQRMMFHSMFFQELMNLKQLDEAENLRRKILHIMELSKGWDSLGTTAAAVQLSVTLVALGKLRESEELLQRCLAVRKKILSEDHIQVASILVHLARLSLLRIISDIKVNNDLCRSHLVRGKRLVNDAIRIAEKILNPSREDQKKPKNAFGIELERIAATGILLEALEIVGHLDSGRMAIQAWAPANSVLLLRLPREHMKHGYFKIDVVRIPDKCWLFIWPAKYLISLQYTTLRIHFNKFEKFDYEHFEQALRRWVSLYNEPRTRNIVSNALRPLYMKCWRTLVGATRHAPFMDAPHLQDLLAESQQIMKELGGENNMMTGSVDFGDAEE
- the LOC123098196 gene encoding uncharacterized protein isoform X3, which gives rise to MSSRLRLLSLLRSGRLAPAPAPAPAGRLAGAPASRGLHLPAAAAAAAASSGSESNDGNFGYFSNRRLGFKFGAILIGQAAFFLSLSDGSVLAQDDSVAPAATMSKQADAIVAGLRRIEDGSVISNEHTIKWRIFTDKARAFFIKGKLDEAERFFKAALHQAKEGFGLRDPHAASALKNLAEFYVLRKEFEKAEPLFLEAIEILEQSFGPDDIRVGRALRNLGQHYHIQNRFDQAQTCYEIQGSVVGPGHPDYANTMYLLARVLSQQRKRKDAEALLRESIRILEEAGLGESPACLQRMMFHSMFFQELMNLKQLDEAENLRRKILHIMELSKGWDSLGTTAAAVQLSVTLVALGKLRESEELLQRCLAVRKKILSEDHIQVASILVHLARLSLLRIISDIKVNNDLCRSHLVRGKRLVNDAIRIAEKILNPSREDQKKPKNAFGIELERIAATGILLEALEIVGHLDSGRMAIQAWAPANSVLLLRLPREHMKHGYFKIDVVRIPDKCWLFIWPAKYLISLQYTTLRIHFNKFEKFDYEHFEQALRRWVSLYNEPRTRNIVSNALRPLYMKCWRTLVGATRHAPFMDAPHLQDLLAESQQIMKELGGENNMMTGSVDFGDAEE
- the LOC123098196 gene encoding uncharacterized protein isoform X2, whose product is MSSRLRLLSLLRSGRLAPAPAPAPAGRLAGAPASRGLHLPAAAAAAAASSGSESNDGNFGYFSNRRLGFKFGAILIGQAAFFLSLSDGSVLAQDDSVAPAATMSKQADAIVAGLRRIEDGSVISNEHTIKWRIFTDKARAFFIKGKLDEAERFFKAALHQAKEGFGLRDPHAASALKNLAEFYVLRKEFEKAEPLFLEAIEILEQSFGPDDIRVGRALRNLGQHYHIQNRFDQAQTCYERALKIQGSVVGPGHPDYANTMYLLARVLSQQRKRKDAEALLRESIRILEEAGLGESPACLQRMMFHSMELMNLKQLDEAENLRRKILHIMELSKGWDSLGTTAAAVQLSVTLVALGKLRESEELLQRCLAVRKKILSEDHIQVASILVHLARLSLLRIISDIKVNNDLCRSHLVRGKRLVNDAIRIAEKILNPSREDQKKPKNAFGIELERIAATGILLEALEIVGHLDSGRMAIQAWAPANSVLLLRLPREHMKHGYFKIDVVRIPDKCWLFIWPAKYLISLQYTTLRIHFNKFEKFDYEHFEQALRRWVSLYNEPRTRNIVSNALRPLYMKCWRTLVGATRHAPFMDAPHLQDLLAESQQIMKELGGENNMMTGSVDFGDAEE